TCACCGGCGGGCAAACCCGTTTTCAAATGCTGGCTCGTTTGCACGACCCCGTGAACCACGTAGGCATCAACATCAAAGCAGACATTGATGATGAACAACTCGCTGTTGACTCTTGGATAGCGGTTTACCCCGGCGCCGACTGGCACGAACGCGAAGCCGCCGAAATGTTTGGCGTGCACTTCACCGGTCACCCCAACTTGACCAAGCTGTACTTGCCGGGAGCCTTCGAAGGAAACCCCATGCGTAAAGACTTCCCCCTGCTGGCCCGACGGGTAAAACCGTGGCCCGGCTTGGTGGACGTTGAACCGTTGCCTGGCGAAGACGATGACGAAACGGAGGCCTCATGAACAAGGCCACCGACACCCAGCAGCTGGCCTACATCGCCGGCCAAGCAGCCGACGCTCGGGTTAATTTAGAAATTGAAACCGAGGGCATGATCCTCAACATCGGCCCGCAGCACCCGGCCACTCACGGCACCCTGCGCATCATTGTAAAACTTGATGGTGAACAAGTAATGTCGGCCGACCCCATGATGGGTTACATGCATCGGGGCTACGAAAAGCTTTCCGAAGTACGCACCTACCCGCAGGTCACGGCCCTCATTAACCGCATCGACTGGTTGGGGAGTTTCGCCAACGAGGTGCCGTTCATTCAGGCCGCCGAAAACCTTATGGAAGTTGAAGCTCCGCCTCGCGCCCAGTGGATACGTACCGCATTGTTCGAAATGTCTCGCATCGCCAACGTGGTGTTGTTCTTAGGCGACATGGGCGTGCAACTCGGTGCGGTGACCCCCGTGTTCTTCGCTTTCCGGGACCGCGAGTTCATTCTCAACCAAATCGAAGCAGTAACCGGCGGGCGTTTTCACCCCAACTTCAACCGCATCGGCGGCCTTAAAGACGACCTGCCCAAGGGTTGGATCGAAGAAACCCGAGGCGTGCTCGGCCGCATCCGCGACTTCTGCGACGAAATCGAAACCCTGGTCGCCGGCAACGAAATCTTCCAAGCCCGTACCCGCGGCATTGGTATTATCCCGGCCGACGTGGGCTTGGCCTACGGCTTGTCGGGCGCCAACATTCGCTCCAGCGGCGTTGATTGGGACATTCGCCGCGACGGAGGCATCGGCTTGGTGCACAACGAACTGGACTGGAAAGTCTGGACCCACCCCGATGGCGACTCTTTTGCTCGTTTCTGGGTGCGTCTGCAAGAAGTACGCGAATCATGCACCATGATCGAACAAATCTTGGATGGCATTCCTGCCGGGCCTGTTATGGCCAAAGTGCCTCGCATTATCAAAGTGCCGGCCGGTGAATCTTACGTAGAAACCGAAAACCCATTGGGGGTTATGGGCTACTACATCGTTTCTCAAGGTGACCTCACCCCATTTCGCGTCAAGATCCGTTCGGCTTCGTTTAACAACGTGTCTATTACCCCGTGGCTCCTTAAAGGGGTCTACGTGCCCGACGTGGTTTCCATTCTGGCCAGCCTGTATTTCATCCTCGGAGATATCGACCGATGACGCTGATTCTGGCCGAGATGGCTTACTGGCAAGAAACCTCTATCCGCTTGTTAGTCGGCCTGGCTGCCGTATTGCTGCCCGCCGGCACGCTGGTTTACCTCTTCTTGTTCAAAATGATGAGCTTCATGCAGAGCCGTTTGGGCCCTATGGAAGCCGGCCCTTACGGGTCGATGCAGTTGCTGGCCGAGGTCGGTAAATTCTTGCAAAAAGAAGACATCATCCCTCGCGCCGCCGACCGTTTGGTCTTCAAACTGGCGCCCTTCGTGGTGCTGGTTTCTACCTTTTTGTTGGTGCTGGTTATTCCTGCCGGCCCCGACCTGTGGTTCATTGACGTGGACACCGGCATCTTCTTAGCCTTAGCCGTGTCTTCCATTTCGGTTATCGGCATCTTGATGGCCGGGTGGGCTTCGGCCTCTAAATATTCTTTGATGGGCGCATTGCGGGCCACCGGTCAACTCATTGCTTACGAACTTCCCATGGTGCTTGCCGTGGTTGGGGTGGTTATTCAAGCGGGCACCCTCAACGTGCAAAATATTGTCCTGGCTCAAGCAACCGGCGAAATATTTGGCTTCGGCGGCATCGGCAACCCATTTATTTTCACTCAGTTCTTAGGTTTTGCGATCTTTTTGATTGCCGTCCAAGCAGAACTCACCCAGCCTCCTTTCGACATGCCGGTCGCTGAATCAGAGTTAGTAACCGGCTACCTCACCGAATATTCGGGTTTGCGTTTCTTGATGTTCTTCATTGGCGAATTCGCCACCGCCGGTATTTTCTCGGCCCTGGCCGCCACCTTGTTCTTAGGCGGCTGGTACGTGCCGGGCTTAGACCCCACCGATGGTTTGTTTAACGTCATCGGCCCTGCGGTGCTTTTCGCCAAAATGCTGCTGGTGGCTTTCTTGATATTCTGGTTCCGCTTCACCTACCCTCGCTTTCGTGAGGACCAACTGCAAAAGTTGGCTTGGAAGGTGCTTATCCCATTGTCGTTGATCAACATTGTGATCACCGGCGTGTTGAAGGTGATGTTCTAATGGCGACCAAAATCAAAATCCCCGGGATGATCAAGGGCCTCGGGGTTACCTTCAAAACGATGGTGCGTACCTTGACCAAAGGTTCACACACCGTGCAATACCCGCACGTAAAAGAAGCCCCCACTGCTCGAGCCCGTGGGGTAATTGCCCTCCACGAAGAAAACTGCACCTCATGCATGCTGTGCGCCCGTGAATGCCCCGACTGGTGTATCTACATCGAAGGACACAAATACAAAGCGCCACCCCGTCGCCCCGGCGGCAAGCCCCGTAAAAAGAACGCCCTCGACCGCTTCGACATTGACTACTCGTTGTGCATGTACTGCGGTATTTGCGTAGATGTGTGTCCCTTCGAAGCCTTGTTCTGGACCCCCGAATACGAATATTCCGAACTAAAAATTGCCAACTTGTTGCACGACAAAAACCAGTTAGGTAAATGGATGGAAACGGTGCCTGAGTTCGAAGACTACGAAGCAGGCAGCGAAGCCAAGAAAGCCCAGGTGCCCAAGTGAACCTGTTGGCCCAAGTGAACGATTTCAACCCTCTGTTGAGCGGCGAAGTGGTGGTGGCGCAAAATATTGCTTTCACCATTTTGGCGGCCATCATGCTGGTTAGTGCCTTGCGTTTGGTCACCACCCGCAACGTGGTCCACGCCGCTCTGTACCTGGTGTTGGTGTTGGCCGGAGCGGCCGGCATCTTTATTTTGTTGGGCGCCGAGTTTGTGGGCGTTACCCAAATAATGGTTTACATCGGGGCCATCGTGGTGCTGTTTTTGTTCGGCATCATGTTGACCCGGGGTGCCCTAGGCACCGAAGAAGAAGGCAACAAAGAACCCCGCCTGATGGCTTCTTTGGTCGCCGGCTTGTTGGTAGTTGTTATGGGCGGTGCGCTCATCGATACCTTCGGCGACGCCGAGTTGTTGCGTTCCGCACCCAGCACGACCGCCGAAATTAGTGACAGTATTTTTAGCCAGTACATCGTGCCGTTCGAAGCAACCTCGGTGTTGTTGTTGGCGGCTTTAATTGGGGCCATCGTGGTGGCCAGAAAGGACTGACATGTTTTTGAACCAGTTCCTTCTGCTTTCTGTGGCACTTTTTGCTATTGGCGTGTACGGCGTGTTGGCTCGCCGCAACGGGGTCATGGTGCTCATGTCTATTGAGCTGATCCTGAACGCCGTCAACATCAACTTGGTTTCTTTCGCTGCTTTCACCGAAAACATAGCGGGCGAAGTATTTGCTCTCTTCGTGGTCGCCGTAGCGGCCGCCGAAGTAGGGGTGGGCTTAGCCATGATCTTGCTCTTGTACCGCAACCGACGAAACATTGATCTCACCGAGATCGATCTGATGAAGGGTTAATGCTATGACCGACCTATTCATCTTCGCTTCGGCTACCGCTGAGCTTGCAGAAACCGTTTTACCTTTGGGTATCACCGAAGGCGGAGCGTGGTTGCTGCGCAACGCTTGGATAATCCCGTTGATACCTGCCCTGTCTTTCGTAGGCATTTTGTTCTTTGGCAAGCGCATGCCTCGCCAAGGCGCCGAACTGGGCGTGGCGGCTATCGGTATCGCTTTTGTTTTAGCGGTACTCACCGGCGCCGCTTGGATGGATCACCGCGACAACTATCAGGGCGACGAGGTAACTCAAGCGGTGATAGTGGCCGACCACGGCGAGGCTGCCGATCACGATGAAGGGCACGCCCCCGAGCATCCTTCGCTGGCCGTAAGCAACACCGTGACTTGGTTCCAGGTGGGCGGCATGACCATATCGGTGGGCGTTCTGGTCGACGGCTTAGCGGTCATGATGCTTTTCGTGGTGACCTTAGTGTCGCTCTTGGTGCACGTTTACTCCACTGATTACGTCAGCGGCGATAGGCGCTACACCCATTACTTTGCTTTCCTGTCGCTGTTTAGTGCCTCCATGCTGACCCTGGTTATTTCAGAAAACACCCTGCAACTCTTGGTGGCTTGGGAACTTGTTGGCGTGTGTTCGTTTGCCCTCATTGGCCACTGGTGGGAAGAAAAACCCAACAGCGATGCTGCGTTGAAAGCTTTCTTAACCAACCGGGTAGGCGACATGGGCCTCTTGGTAGGCATCACCGTGCTGTTCTTCTCCGTTGGTTCGGCGCTGCCTGACGCTTTCGGCTCGTTCTCTATCGCCACCACCAACACGCTGGCCAACTCGGGCCTGTTATCGCACACCGCTCTGTTGGTATCGGCGACCTGCCTTATGGCTGCCGTTATGTCTAAGTCTGGCCAGTTTTTCTTACACACCTGGTTGCCCGACGCTATGGCCGGGCCCACCCCTGTTTCGGCCCTCATCCACGCCGCCACCATGGTGGTAGCCGGGGTATTCATGATCGCTCGCCTGTACGGCGTGTTCTTCGAAGGGTTCTCCATTGGCGGGTCATCCATCAACCTGATGGCCGTAGTGGGCGGGCTTACTACTTTGGTCGGTGCTTCGCTGGCTTTCGTGCAACGCGACATCAAAAAAGTTTTGGCCTACTCCACCATTTCTCAATTGGGTTACATGGTGTTGGCTTTGGGCGTCGGGGCCTGGACAGCCGCCGTGTTCCACTTGTTCACCCACGCTTTCTTTAAGGCCTGCTTGTTCTTGGGCTCCGGTTCGGTAGCTCACGCCGTGCACAGTTTCGACATGAAATCCGACATGGGTGGCATGCGTAAAGCCATGCCGCAGACCTACCGGACCTTCGTCATCGGTTCTATCGCCTTGGCTGGGTTGCCTCCGTTGGCCGGCTTTTGGTCGAAAGACGAAATCTTGGCCGGCACCGGCGGTTGGGGCCTCTTTGGAGGCACCGGCGGTAACGGGGCCTACACCGGCATGCTGATCATGGGCATGGTGACCGCCGCATTGACCGCTGCC
The window above is part of the Acidimicrobiia bacterium genome. Proteins encoded here:
- a CDS encoding NADH-quinone oxidoreductase subunit L — protein: MTDLFIFASATAELAETVLPLGITEGGAWLLRNAWIIPLIPALSFVGILFFGKRMPRQGAELGVAAIGIAFVLAVLTGAAWMDHRDNYQGDEVTQAVIVADHGEAADHDEGHAPEHPSLAVSNTVTWFQVGGMTISVGVLVDGLAVMMLFVVTLVSLLVHVYSTDYVSGDRRYTHYFAFLSLFSASMLTLVISENTLQLLVAWELVGVCSFALIGHWWEEKPNSDAALKAFLTNRVGDMGLLVGITVLFFSVGSALPDAFGSFSIATTNTLANSGLLSHTALLVSATCLMAAVMSKSGQFFLHTWLPDAMAGPTPVSALIHAATMVVAGVFMIARLYGVFFEGFSIGGSSINLMAVVGGLTTLVGASLAFVQRDIKKVLAYSTISQLGYMVLALGVGAWTAAVFHLFTHAFFKACLFLGSGSVAHAVHSFDMKSDMGGMRKAMPQTYRTFVIGSIALAGLPPLAGFWSKDEILAGTGGWGLFGGTGGNGAYTGMLIMGMVTAALTAAYMTRVIYLTFFGDFRGHGELHESGPRMVVPLWILAGLAMVAGLFNLPSGFQLVPESMQERFGHYVEPAAAYFPGISHASPSWSLAIFSTLVVMAGAGSAYWYYFVKVDAAAQASGQSLTELSNGPTSRWPLAKMGHNLLENKYYLDHLYTGIIAGGTKGPLARAVYRFNQQVIDRTVDKVGETAVVSGQFVYDKIDQLLVDGAVNTSGRLASEAGGELRKIQSGKVQSYAAILFAAATVLAGILIVIV
- the nuoK gene encoding NADH-quinone oxidoreductase subunit NuoK; protein product: MFLNQFLLLSVALFAIGVYGVLARRNGVMVLMSIELILNAVNINLVSFAAFTENIAGEVFALFVVAVAAAEVGVGLAMILLLYRNRRNIDLTEIDLMKG
- a CDS encoding NADH-quinone oxidoreductase subunit C, whose product is MILLSSPDTPVTEEETAAPEADAARDALVATLAEALGDGLVASEVKAGVDVWVRVTSQAWVETAQVLRNQCGMKYFNFLSVIDWLPSPFGRDMDAQVDQPDPVEPGEMTWGITGGQTRFQMLARLHDPVNHVGINIKADIDDEQLAVDSWIAVYPGADWHEREAAEMFGVHFTGHPNLTKLYLPGAFEGNPMRKDFPLLARRVKPWPGLVDVEPLPGEDDDETEAS
- a CDS encoding NADH-quinone oxidoreductase subunit D, whose amino-acid sequence is MNKATDTQQLAYIAGQAADARVNLEIETEGMILNIGPQHPATHGTLRIIVKLDGEQVMSADPMMGYMHRGYEKLSEVRTYPQVTALINRIDWLGSFANEVPFIQAAENLMEVEAPPRAQWIRTALFEMSRIANVVLFLGDMGVQLGAVTPVFFAFRDREFILNQIEAVTGGRFHPNFNRIGGLKDDLPKGWIEETRGVLGRIRDFCDEIETLVAGNEIFQARTRGIGIIPADVGLAYGLSGANIRSSGVDWDIRRDGGIGLVHNELDWKVWTHPDGDSFARFWVRLQEVRESCTMIEQILDGIPAGPVMAKVPRIIKVPAGESYVETENPLGVMGYYIVSQGDLTPFRVKIRSASFNNVSITPWLLKGVYVPDVVSILASLYFILGDIDR
- a CDS encoding 4Fe-4S dicluster domain-containing protein; amino-acid sequence: MATKIKIPGMIKGLGVTFKTMVRTLTKGSHTVQYPHVKEAPTARARGVIALHEENCTSCMLCARECPDWCIYIEGHKYKAPPRRPGGKPRKKNALDRFDIDYSLCMYCGICVDVCPFEALFWTPEYEYSELKIANLLHDKNQLGKWMETVPEFEDYEAGSEAKKAQVPK
- a CDS encoding NADH-quinone oxidoreductase subunit J, producing the protein MNLLAQVNDFNPLLSGEVVVAQNIAFTILAAIMLVSALRLVTTRNVVHAALYLVLVLAGAAGIFILLGAEFVGVTQIMVYIGAIVVLFLFGIMLTRGALGTEEEGNKEPRLMASLVAGLLVVVMGGALIDTFGDAELLRSAPSTTAEISDSIFSQYIVPFEATSVLLLAALIGAIVVARKD
- the nuoH gene encoding NADH-quinone oxidoreductase subunit NuoH, with the protein product MTLILAEMAYWQETSIRLLVGLAAVLLPAGTLVYLFLFKMMSFMQSRLGPMEAGPYGSMQLLAEVGKFLQKEDIIPRAADRLVFKLAPFVVLVSTFLLVLVIPAGPDLWFIDVDTGIFLALAVSSISVIGILMAGWASASKYSLMGALRATGQLIAYELPMVLAVVGVVIQAGTLNVQNIVLAQATGEIFGFGGIGNPFIFTQFLGFAIFLIAVQAELTQPPFDMPVAESELVTGYLTEYSGLRFLMFFIGEFATAGIFSALAATLFLGGWYVPGLDPTDGLFNVIGPAVLFAKMLLVAFLIFWFRFTYPRFREDQLQKLAWKVLIPLSLINIVITGVLKVMF